One region of Limnospira fusiformis SAG 85.79 genomic DNA includes:
- a CDS encoding bifunctional serine/threonine-protein kinase/formylglycine-generating enzyme family protein has protein sequence MSQCLNPDCLHINPEGCNFCQKCGSKLRLVERYYAKSILGQGGFGRTFLAVDDFKPSKPPCVIKQFLPQAQGTATLEKAAQLFDQEAQRLEILGKHSQIPELLAYFTADNRQYLIQEFIEGETLEQELDKGAFTENKISSLLKDLLPVLYFVHKHKVIHRDIKPENIIRRASDNKLVLVDFGAAKQVHSTSMSVTGTVIGSAAYCAPEQAMGKPQYGSDLYSLGVTCLYLLTQASPSDLYDPLEAQWVWREHLNGNHVSDKLGEILDRLVETVFKKRYKSVAEVWAHLRRYYGKQTNPTNPQPVIQETVKQTPNTTPPAVPQKFKFDIVTVNSMGREINRETVKQTPNTTPPAVPQKFKFDIVTVNSMGREINRRPGQAECIIEDLGNGLILEMVLIPGGTFTMGVPSGETGSSDVERPQHRVTIKPFLMGKYPVTQEQWRQVASFPKLQRGLSLDPSRFKGLNRPVESVSWYDVMEWCARLSKRIGKPYRLPSEAEWEYAARAGTTSPFHVGDTLTTDLANYDGNYSYSSGPKGAYRRQTNPVGQFQNANAFGLYDIHGNVWEWCADPWREGYGGAPSDGGVWDYGNNNRYENLVEHLVNFLGKTDRRVLRGGSWFNVPGYCRCANRGRFDPGSLKNYNGFRVACAL, from the coding sequence ATGAGCCAATGTCTGAACCCAGACTGCCTCCACATCAACCCCGAAGGTTGTAATTTCTGCCAAAAATGTGGTAGTAAACTCCGACTGGTAGAACGCTACTATGCTAAAAGCATCCTCGGACAAGGCGGGTTCGGACGCACATTTCTGGCAGTGGATGACTTCAAACCTTCTAAACCTCCCTGCGTGATTAAGCAATTCCTTCCCCAGGCGCAAGGAACCGCTACCCTAGAAAAAGCCGCCCAATTATTCGACCAAGAAGCCCAACGTTTAGAAATCCTCGGCAAACATTCCCAAATCCCGGAACTGTTGGCTTATTTTACGGCTGATAACCGTCAATATTTAATTCAGGAATTTATCGAAGGGGAAACCCTAGAACAGGAGCTAGATAAAGGCGCTTTTACGGAAAATAAAATCAGTTCCCTGCTCAAGGATTTATTGCCAGTTTTGTATTTTGTACACAAACATAAAGTAATTCACCGGGATATTAAACCGGAAAACATCATTAGACGAGCCAGTGATAACAAGTTAGTCCTAGTGGATTTTGGGGCGGCTAAACAGGTGCATAGCACATCTATGAGCGTCACCGGAACCGTTATCGGTTCGGCGGCATATTGCGCCCCGGAACAGGCTATGGGAAAACCTCAATATGGGAGTGATTTATATAGTTTAGGGGTGACTTGTTTATACCTGCTAACCCAAGCCAGTCCGTCAGATTTATATGACCCCTTAGAAGCACAATGGGTGTGGCGGGAGCATTTAAATGGCAATCATGTGAGTGATAAATTAGGCGAAATCTTAGACCGTTTGGTTGAGACAGTCTTTAAAAAACGCTATAAATCTGTAGCGGAAGTTTGGGCACATTTACGGCGATATTATGGGAAACAGACCAACCCAACAAATCCTCAACCCGTCATCCAAGAGACTGTTAAACAAACTCCCAATACAACTCCCCCAGCGGTACCCCAGAAGTTTAAATTTGACATCGTTACGGTCAATTCAATGGGTCGAGAAATTAACCGCGAGACTGTTAAACAGACTCCCAATACAACTCCCCCAGCGGTACCCCAGAAGTTTAAATTTGACATCGTTACGGTCAATTCAATGGGTCGAGAAATTAACCGCCGTCCCGGTCAGGCTGAATGTATTATCGAAGACCTGGGAAATGGTTTGATTCTGGAGATGGTGCTAATTCCGGGGGGAACCTTTACCATGGGTGTGCCGAGTGGTGAAACTGGAAGTTCTGATGTTGAAAGACCCCAACACCGAGTCACGATTAAACCCTTCCTCATGGGGAAATATCCGGTTACCCAAGAACAATGGCGACAAGTGGCTAGTTTCCCCAAACTCCAACGAGGCCTGAGCCTAGACCCCTCAAGATTTAAAGGATTAAATCGTCCCGTTGAATCGGTTTCATGGTATGATGTAATGGAGTGGTGCGCCCGCCTCTCGAAAAGAATTGGCAAACCCTACCGATTACCGAGTGAAGCGGAGTGGGAATATGCAGCTCGCGCCGGAACTACTAGCCCCTTTCATGTCGGTGATACCCTGACGACAGACCTCGCCAACTACGATGGCAACTACAGCTATAGCTCAGGACCCAAGGGAGCCTACCGCAGACAAACCAACCCCGTCGGTCAGTTTCAAAACGCCAACGCCTTTGGCTTGTATGATATCCACGGGAATGTTTGGGAGTGGTGCGCTGACCCCTGGCGCGAAGGCTATGGTGGCGCTCCCTCGGACGGAGGAGTGTGGGATTATGGTAACAATAATCGTTATGAAAACCTTGTTGAACATTTAGTCAACTTTTTGGGAAAAACAGACAGAAGAGTGCTGCGTGGCGGTTCGTGGTTCAACGTTCCTGGCTACTGCCGTTGTGCCAACCGCGGCAGGTTCGACCCGGGCTCCCTCAAAAACTACAACGGTTTTCGGGTAGCCTGTGCGCTTTAG